The Desmonostoc muscorum LEGE 12446 genome includes a region encoding these proteins:
- a CDS encoding response regulator — protein sequence MGSIKQGGQIPAIALTAFAEAKNEQRILKAGFQLFIAKPIEPMELVDKIIEVLKT from the coding sequence ATGGGTTCTATAAAGCAAGGGGGACAAATTCCAGCGATCGCTCTCACTGCTTTTGCTGAAGCCAAAAATGAGCAACGTATTTTAAAAGCAGGGTTTCAACTTTTTATTGCCAAGCCAATTGAACCAATGGAACTTGTGGACAAGATCATTGAGGTATTAAAAACTTGA
- a CDS encoding AAA family ATPase, producing MLTEFTLASFKSYSTSRLPLGSLTVLIGANAAGKSNALEGLRFLSWLAQGQKLSSIQYAVNSAERVVRGRVNDLCHRGESNFTIGCYLDSTQWNKLDITLNVRDGELHISSERIIGSTSQLPLYDLDQPSQGAGTDVGVAYNNFTRGKNKPRVTCSDQMAIFVQLDSPARFDAKYPKSQKTIPETVREYQRVLKNILFLDPVPAKMREYSFKSDKRLQEDGTNLSSVLFRLWENNPDNQQAILNFIQSLPEQAIDGLDFLFGPRDEVMVRLAETFGNNRRYCEAALLSDGTLRVLAITAAMLSAPVGSLVVIEEIDNGVHPNRAKHLLTSIRDIAEQRKLRVLLSTHNPALMDALPDAALGDVVFCFRDPESGDSRLVRLGDMYDFPSLISQGPLGQLVTAGVVDRFVKSPHTPEDRKQQAMEWLSRLQEYGNE from the coding sequence ATGCTGACAGAATTTACCCTCGCCAGCTTCAAAAGCTACAGTACAAGCCGATTGCCCCTTGGGTCGCTGACAGTACTAATAGGTGCAAACGCCGCAGGTAAAAGTAATGCCCTTGAAGGTCTGCGCTTTCTGTCATGGCTAGCACAAGGGCAAAAACTCTCCAGCATTCAATATGCAGTAAATAGTGCAGAGCGCGTTGTACGCGGTCGAGTAAATGATTTGTGCCATAGAGGAGAGTCAAATTTTACCATTGGTTGCTATTTGGACTCAACACAGTGGAATAAACTCGATATAACCCTCAATGTGCGTGACGGAGAACTGCACATTAGTAGTGAGCGGATCATTGGCTCGACAAGTCAACTTCCACTATATGACCTAGATCAACCCTCTCAAGGAGCAGGGACAGATGTTGGTGTCGCATATAACAACTTTACAAGGGGAAAAAATAAACCACGAGTAACGTGCAGCGATCAAATGGCTATATTCGTGCAATTAGATAGCCCTGCCCGTTTTGATGCAAAATACCCCAAATCTCAAAAGACTATTCCTGAGACTGTCCGCGAATATCAACGAGTCTTAAAGAATATCTTATTTCTAGATCCCGTCCCCGCCAAAATGCGCGAATACAGCTTCAAATCCGATAAGCGATTACAAGAAGATGGTACAAATCTTTCTAGTGTTTTATTTCGCTTGTGGGAAAACAACCCCGACAATCAACAGGCAATTCTGAACTTTATCCAAAGTCTACCAGAACAGGCTATAGATGGGCTAGATTTTCTTTTCGGTCCACGGGATGAAGTCATGGTGCGGCTAGCGGAAACCTTTGGTAATAACCGTCGCTATTGTGAGGCAGCATTATTATCCGATGGCACTTTGCGGGTATTGGCTATAACTGCTGCTATGCTATCGGCACCCGTTGGTAGTTTAGTCGTCATCGAGGAAATTGACAACGGTGTTCATCCTAACCGTGCCAAGCATTTACTCACCAGTATCCGCGATATTGCCGAGCAGAGGAAGTTACGAGTGCTGCTTTCTACCCACAACCCAGCCCTAATGGATGCCTTACCCGATGCGGCTCTCGGTGATGTAGTGTTTTGTTTCCGAGATCCAGAGTCAGGAGATAGCCGCCTTGTACGGCTTGGGGATATGTACGATTTCCCAAGTCTGATATCTCAGGGGCCGCTCGGTCAACTGGTAACTGCTGGGGTAGTAGATCGGTTCGTTAAATCGCCGCACACACCTGAAGACAGAAAACAGCAAGCTATGGAATGGCTGTCTCGTTTGCAGGAGTACGGCAATGAGTAG
- a CDS encoding TrbI/VirB10 family protein, whose product MTNSNQNHEFDYLNENSADFSSEFNITNGNHRSTQATLVADDDISPEEEQLLAGYNPTANHLISEEYRLKQDAEGAVERPLAEKPSVRLGSVVALVGIVIGSVALIWFGFLQPKPPVKQVVQTPTTSPKGEPVLDESAELKSRLAFQDQRQQLKVEPVAAKSPNPTLQNKPKPKPSQPPQTFSPRTTPTSRITPITPVRISQPAPPVVRYISPNPVNYQASTPIRQPESNVDPFQQWSQLASLGQSQIDNSKVAETQSEVAVKTQTPTSLKPTARASISTPEDPGIQTVLIGSRSTDSKTDNLTPGMVGILNRTPVATTNLNVDETKEVALGTSAPGRIIMPMIWDQGGNNPSDRFAIELTKPLTATDGTVALPAGTVLVTKTVAVGKKNNLVSASAIALIYPDFQGTVKQETIPAETLLIRGRGQQPLIAKKLNDVGTDIAQQDLLVGLLSSLGKVGSIVNQPRAQSSTVVSNGTFNQSTITSNSNPQIWAAALEGFFSPVSERLSRRSDQAVQELLERPNIQFLPEGTEVSVVVNSFLKVER is encoded by the coding sequence ATGACCAATTCAAATCAAAATCATGAATTTGACTACCTAAACGAGAACTCTGCTGATTTTTCGTCGGAATTCAACATTACTAACGGCAATCATCGCTCTACCCAAGCCACTTTGGTCGCTGATGATGATATCAGCCCTGAAGAGGAGCAGTTGTTGGCAGGTTATAACCCCACCGCAAATCACCTCATTTCCGAAGAATATCGCTTGAAACAAGATGCAGAAGGAGCAGTAGAGCGACCGTTAGCAGAAAAACCCAGTGTTCGACTAGGTTCAGTAGTTGCCTTAGTGGGAATCGTTATTGGCTCTGTAGCACTGATCTGGTTTGGATTTCTCCAACCGAAACCTCCTGTCAAACAAGTAGTTCAAACTCCTACTACATCTCCAAAAGGCGAACCAGTTTTAGATGAATCTGCCGAACTGAAAAGCAGATTAGCCTTTCAAGACCAACGGCAACAACTTAAAGTGGAACCTGTTGCTGCTAAATCCCCAAATCCAACCCTACAAAATAAACCTAAACCAAAGCCATCTCAACCTCCTCAGACTTTTTCACCGCGCACAACTCCTACATCGCGCATAACACCAATAACTCCTGTAAGAATTTCTCAACCTGCGCCCCCAGTAGTGCGGTATATTTCTCCAAATCCTGTAAATTATCAAGCTTCAACACCAATACGACAGCCTGAAAGTAATGTCGATCCTTTCCAGCAGTGGAGCCAACTAGCTAGCCTGGGACAGTCGCAAATCGATAACTCTAAAGTAGCTGAAACTCAGTCAGAAGTTGCTGTAAAGACTCAAACTCCAACAAGCTTGAAACCAACAGCTAGGGCATCCATTTCCACTCCCGAAGACCCTGGTATTCAAACAGTTTTAATTGGCTCCAGAAGCACTGACAGTAAAACTGATAACTTGACTCCAGGAATGGTAGGTATCCTCAATCGCACCCCTGTAGCTACAACCAATCTCAATGTAGATGAAACTAAAGAGGTAGCACTGGGTACATCTGCCCCAGGTAGAATTATTATGCCGATGATTTGGGATCAGGGAGGGAATAATCCCAGCGATCGCTTTGCTATCGAGTTAACCAAACCTCTCACAGCCACAGATGGCACGGTGGCACTCCCGGCTGGTACTGTTTTAGTAACGAAAACAGTGGCAGTAGGTAAAAAGAATAACTTAGTATCTGCTAGTGCGATCGCGCTTATTTACCCTGACTTCCAAGGCACAGTCAAACAGGAAACTATTCCGGCTGAGACTTTGTTAATTCGCGGTCGAGGACAGCAACCGTTAATTGCTAAAAAGCTGAATGATGTGGGGACAGATATTGCCCAACAAGATTTATTAGTTGGATTACTCAGTAGTTTGGGTAAGGTGGGAAGCATAGTGAATCAGCCCCGCGCTCAATCTAGCACTGTTGTTTCTAATGGCACTTTTAACCAAAGTACTATTACTAGTAACTCTAATCCTCAGATTTGGGCGGCGGCGTTGGAAGGCTTTTTTAGTCCAGTCAGTGAACGTCTGTCTAGACGCTCTGACCAAGCAGTGCAAGAATTACTAGAACGTCCAAATATCCAGTTTTTACCTGAAGGTACAGAAGTCTCGGTTGTCGTCAATAGTTTTTTGAAAGTTGAACGATGA
- a CDS encoding IS5 family transposase, whose translation MAYSSNLTDAEWEIFEPLLQEILPTKKQTRPTNWPKRDIFNGILYQLKNGCNWQDLPKDLPPYSTVYWHYKQWRAAGVFEELMSVLHGQVREQVKKKPHWTTLIIIDSQAVKNTCNASVESKGFCFYKATNGIKRHLAIDTLGFPFFTLCTRANVSDDAGLIEMFTLNIDYFKSKPIDIPKITILLDHGYHPEYLTQELERIYPEIMTKIQFQLSTKPSKQEKAAQGKSGFVPAIARWVIERSNAWMERCKILVKNFERTLVSATAKLNICFIRLMIKRLAAPS comes from the coding sequence ATGGCGTATTCCAGCAACCTCACTGATGCAGAATGGGAAATTTTTGAACCCTTATTGCAAGAGATATTACCGACTAAGAAGCAGACTCGACCGACCAACTGGCCAAAGCGAGATATCTTCAATGGAATTCTCTATCAACTAAAAAATGGATGCAATTGGCAAGACTTACCTAAAGACCTCCCCCCTTATTCCACTGTATATTGGCACTACAAACAGTGGCGAGCAGCCGGGGTATTTGAGGAACTGATGAGTGTCTTACATGGACAAGTGCGTGAACAGGTAAAAAAAAAACCGCACTGGACGACATTGATCATCATTGACTCCCAAGCAGTGAAAAATACCTGCAACGCCAGTGTGGAGTCGAAAGGTTTTTGCTTCTACAAAGCCACCAACGGTATTAAAAGGCATTTGGCTATTGACACCCTTGGGTTTCCCTTTTTTACGCTCTGTACTCGCGCCAATGTCTCGGATGATGCCGGATTAATTGAGATGTTTACTCTCAACATCGACTACTTCAAGTCAAAACCTATCGATATTCCCAAGATTACTATCCTGCTAGATCATGGGTATCACCCAGAATATTTGACTCAGGAGTTAGAGCGAATTTACCCAGAGATCATGACCAAAATTCAGTTTCAACTTTCTACGAAACCCTCAAAACAAGAGAAAGCGGCACAAGGAAAATCTGGATTTGTTCCGGCAATAGCTAGATGGGTGATCGAACGCTCCAATGCTTGGATGGAGCGCTGTAAAATTCTGGTTAAGAACTTTGAACGAACCCTGGTTAGTGCCACTGCCAAACTCAATATCTGCTTCATCAGGCTAATGATTAAGAGGCTTGCAGCACCTTCTTAG
- a CDS encoding RNA dependent RNA polymerase translates to MDFEDPQYAHYKTGDCHGKISPQLAKQLGGENNCPFQFRFAWRSNWAEPDNSQCPKTSFLSKGTFLPDANLTDAKGYDIIMDRSSIKGIKKSELKNLIPCGDYEFPQAVIGNRGNAKATSYDNSWQFTIWYSEEAIKQDLSKPTEEKARELAELQRNPLVLAKYIIQQYDKQQRSQQEQSEEAFNEIENNANNQAQESRWISLLRSDKYGQLIETPKFRKFATDYIANQWRDLAIKGGYNHNSGMAMPCDRLTRGTICVPHLPEGDVILTRYPIVNSDNIRLYQNIHDPELRKTRNVVWIHPKDAEEYHQADFDGDQLMVSPTSKLPNIAQETLRAGEPGRFEPVKQRPKLAYTEITDEEGNLKYKNLAEIAAASSQNKVGLVATNIGRVQSSMPQDSENVERFEKRQRKLLNRLFQALQVEVDSPKSAERLEDIKEIGGENLLADAKKWSESHPSYFFDFKKDERLYRSFAMPADAPGSINVIARVVVNPVWEPTRIRSRDRHEFRYLFPKETLSVDALEWAEELKTRFQQARDEIKERVGDDREAFNEELGKLYESYRAEIDELFPTSEERFVNPADKLRQCVASRTEGAAALWHTQHTRPELDRHRKDCLKLAEQMEITFSFEHDYELPSVALPQDIYVLSVPFGAGAIKWKESLEQKGIKFDATIHPQLPLIEFALKDLSPKVVDKLAAKFGENINDLDELNIPKDLRIIPPADHSWATSRQDSGVGALAYNLFTEEVCQQLQNFQFDEIKVLGIKYNHFANENFASKQWKKRSVTLEVGVFELPESHPEFYRYNGTPILQIDGKNLGTFAPDSPKLPIGATFAATLQPDGSSIILKVNPESINLPEVPLPESEPKLDTAGQFRAIHRELWRKEMFDNLVGAIATTYEQRQANQSASNEIEQFKIGSHWTAYVQPSGDFIVRNEDKRTICRGNLQTGEEIFPLSEERASELEAMILERERLLHRKHEPSHNGHHISSHNIELN, encoded by the coding sequence GTGGACTTTGAAGACCCACAGTATGCTCATTATAAAACAGGAGACTGTCACGGCAAGATTTCGCCCCAACTTGCCAAACAATTGGGAGGAGAAAACAATTGTCCATTCCAATTTCGGTTTGCCTGGAGGAGTAATTGGGCTGAACCAGATAATTCTCAGTGCCCAAAAACCAGCTTCTTATCCAAAGGTACTTTCCTGCCCGATGCCAATTTGACTGATGCCAAAGGCTACGACATTATTATGGATCGTTCCTCAATTAAAGGCATTAAAAAGTCGGAACTCAAAAACTTAATACCCTGCGGTGACTATGAGTTTCCCCAAGCGGTAATCGGTAATCGAGGTAACGCCAAGGCTACCAGCTACGATAATAGTTGGCAATTTACCATTTGGTACTCAGAAGAAGCAATCAAACAAGATTTGAGCAAACCCACCGAAGAAAAAGCTAGAGAACTTGCCGAGTTGCAGCGCAATCCCTTGGTGTTGGCAAAATATATCATTCAACAATATGACAAACAACAGCGATCGCAGCAAGAGCAGTCAGAAGAAGCTTTTAACGAAATTGAGAATAATGCTAACAATCAAGCGCAGGAATCTCGCTGGATTTCCTTATTACGTAGCGATAAATATGGTCAATTGATTGAAACCCCCAAATTTCGCAAGTTTGCCACCGATTACATAGCCAATCAATGGCGCGATTTAGCAATTAAGGGAGGATACAACCATAATTCGGGTATGGCAATGCCATGCGATCGCCTAACTCGTGGCACAATCTGTGTACCCCACCTACCGGAAGGAGATGTAATTCTCACCCGTTACCCCATTGTCAACTCCGACAACATCCGCCTCTACCAAAACATCCACGATCCAGAATTGAGGAAAACTCGCAACGTAGTTTGGATTCACCCCAAGGATGCCGAGGAATACCATCAAGCCGATTTTGACGGCGACCAATTAATGGTCAGCCCTACCAGTAAACTGCCTAATATTGCTCAAGAAACTCTCCGCGCAGGTGAACCGGGACGATTTGAGCCAGTTAAACAACGCCCTAAGCTGGCGTATACGGAAATCACAGATGAAGAAGGCAACTTAAAATACAAAAATTTAGCAGAGATTGCTGCTGCCAGCAGTCAAAATAAAGTAGGGCTGGTAGCAACAAACATTGGGCGTGTACAGTCATCGATGCCCCAAGACAGTGAGAATGTGGAGCGATTTGAAAAACGACAAAGGAAGCTACTAAACCGTCTATTTCAGGCACTTCAGGTTGAGGTAGATTCGCCCAAAAGTGCAGAAAGATTGGAAGATATCAAGGAAATAGGTGGGGAAAATTTACTCGCCGATGCCAAAAAATGGTCAGAGTCTCACCCCAGTTACTTTTTTGACTTTAAGAAAGATGAACGGCTTTATCGCTCCTTTGCCATGCCTGCGGATGCTCCCGGCTCAATCAACGTCATTGCAAGAGTTGTAGTCAATCCTGTGTGGGAACCAACACGCATTCGCAGTAGAGATAGGCATGAGTTTCGCTACCTGTTTCCCAAAGAGACGCTATCTGTAGATGCCTTGGAATGGGCAGAAGAACTGAAAACAAGGTTTCAGCAAGCTAGAGACGAAATCAAAGAACGGGTGGGAGATGACAGGGAAGCCTTTAATGAGGAACTAGGAAAGCTCTACGAAAGCTATCGGGCGGAAATTGATGAATTATTCCCCACTTCAGAGGAACGATTTGTAAATCCTGCGGACAAGCTCCGCCAATGCGTAGCGTCTCGCACAGAAGGCGCAGCCGCACTGTGGCATACACAACACACTCGTCCAGAATTAGATCGGCATCGCAAAGACTGTTTAAAGCTGGCAGAACAGATGGAAATTACGTTTTCGTTTGAGCATGATTATGAACTGCCAAGTGTTGCATTACCACAGGATATTTATGTTTTGAGCGTTCCTTTCGGTGCAGGTGCTATTAAATGGAAAGAATCTTTAGAACAAAAGGGAATTAAATTTGATGCCACGATTCATCCTCAATTACCTCTGATTGAATTTGCTTTGAAAGACTTATCCCCCAAAGTAGTTGATAAATTAGCAGCTAAATTTGGCGAAAACATTAACGATTTAGATGAACTTAATATTCCCAAGGATTTGAGAATTATTCCTCCAGCAGATCATAGTTGGGCAACATCACGTCAGGATTCAGGTGTAGGTGCTTTGGCATATAACCTGTTTACAGAGGAAGTATGTCAACAGCTTCAGAATTTTCAGTTTGATGAAATTAAAGTGTTGGGTATCAAATACAATCACTTTGCCAATGAAAACTTTGCTAGTAAGCAATGGAAAAAGCGCAGCGTTACTCTGGAAGTGGGAGTTTTTGAGTTACCCGAATCACACCCAGAGTTTTATCGTTACAACGGTACACCAATATTACAGATTGATGGCAAGAATTTAGGTACTTTTGCTCCTGACAGTCCGAAACTGCCGATTGGTGCCACATTTGCTGCTACTTTGCAACCAGATGGCTCTAGTATTATCCTCAAGGTTAATCCTGAGTCAATCAATCTGCCAGAAGTTCCATTACCGGAATCAGAACCAAAGTTAGATACTGCCGGGCAATTCCGAGCCATTCACCGTGAACTCTGGCGTAAAGAAATGTTTGATAATTTAGTAGGAGCGATCGCTACTACCTACGAACAGCGACAAGCCAATCAATCTGCAAGTAATGAAATTGAGCAGTTTAAGATAGGTAGCCATTGGACTGCTTATGTGCAACCCAGTGGTGATTTCATTGTGCGAAATGAAGATAAGCGGACAATTTGTCGAGGCAATCTCCAGACGGGTGAGGAGATATTTCCACTTTCAGAAGAACGTGCCAGTGAGCTAGAAGCGATGATTTTAGAGAGGGAACGATTACTTCATAGAAAACATGAGCCATCACATAATGGACACCATATTAGCAGTCATAATATAGAGTTGAACTAA
- a CDS encoding Rpn family recombination-promoting nuclease/putative transposase, whose product MIDHDRLFKELISTFFVEFLDLFLPQVASQIDRDSIQFLPQDVFTDVTSGEKKEIDLLAQVRYQQQDTCFLIHVENQSYTETAFAKRMFKYFARLHEKYDLPIYPVVIFSFDEPKRAEPQNYRVTFPDLKVLEFQFAAIQLNRLSWRDFLTQHNPVAAALMAKMNIAVSERPQVKAECLRLLTTLRLDPARMQLISGFVDVYLELNAAEEEVFQAVVDTMGLTEQEVYMEIVTSWERKAIQVERRATITKILKLRFGDIDASLEGIIPALLQLSPDEYMDSLLQADREELLSRFQG is encoded by the coding sequence ATGATTGACCATGACAGGCTTTTCAAAGAATTAATATCTACATTCTTTGTTGAGTTTCTCGATTTATTCCTGCCTCAAGTAGCCAGCCAAATAGACCGCGATTCCATTCAGTTTTTACCCCAAGATGTGTTTACTGATGTCACATCTGGAGAAAAGAAAGAAATTGATTTGCTGGCACAGGTGCGTTATCAGCAACAAGACACTTGTTTTTTAATTCACGTTGAAAATCAATCTTATACTGAGACAGCATTTGCGAAGCGGATGTTTAAGTATTTTGCACGCTTGCATGAAAAATATGATTTACCAATTTATCCAGTTGTGATTTTCTCCTTCGACGAACCAAAACGTGCCGAACCTCAAAATTATCGTGTCACGTTTCCCGATTTAAAGGTGCTGGAATTTCAGTTTGCAGCAATTCAATTAAATCGCCTAAGTTGGCGGGATTTTTTAACGCAGCACAATCCAGTGGCGGCAGCTTTGATGGCGAAGATGAATATTGCGGTGTCAGAACGTCCGCAGGTGAAGGCGGAATGTTTGCGGTTGCTGACAACTTTAAGGTTAGACCCAGCGCGGATGCAATTAATTTCTGGATTTGTAGATGTGTACTTGGAACTGAATGCAGCAGAAGAAGAAGTCTTTCAAGCTGTGGTCGATACAATGGGATTAACTGAGCAGGAGGTATATATGGAAATTGTCACCAGTTGGGAACGGAAAGCAATACAGGTAGAACGACGGGCAACTATTACTAAGATTTTAAAGCTGCGCTTTGGGGACATTGATGCTTCTTTAGAAGGCATTATTCCCGCTTTGTTACAATTGTCCCCCGATGAATATATGGATTCACTCTTGCAAGCTGACCGTGAGGAGTTATTATCGCGGTTTCAAGGGTAA